One window of Scylla paramamosain isolate STU-SP2022 chromosome 47, ASM3559412v1, whole genome shotgun sequence genomic DNA carries:
- the LOC135094922 gene encoding PC-esterase domain-containing protein 1A-like: protein MADVFSMNDARNLLKDKFVLLIGDSNMRGIYKDLLCLLHQGVITPEKILRRGSEEVPQYGDEIIDIANLRMGRSYFEVRQCKRKELWVRFIFVTQVAAPTLMKELKSIEEGKLPLPDIVIVNSCLWDITRWGPEQEDQYKQNVANFFHRLQCMLPPASLVMWLASLPVATERVKGGVFIQQIEFIKHSMRFMLLEANMFIHNLCRVFGFSFLDLHYYMQYQLSRRTNDGLHWEPPAVRYMTNLILTHIALSFSEELPGNIDKPFLLQNHAKVREVTLEDEESKKIYLDSKITKHLGKLGLQVKRVMDEMPSSERKKEESQQKRVKCVARHPSRDGGGRSKCSSQSVSVKPPQSRGFVNPMSGRLSSHRDMRSSQYSVGMQVDGPSSQYFTGDGLSSSVQGLQLLFDNINVAWQLQSCGQQPIASQRQPITVYKITVYDDLILDKLAHL, encoded by the exons ATGGCTGACGTGTTCTCCATGAATGATGCAAGGAACCTCCTCAAGGACAAGTTTGTGCTTCTGATTGGAGACTCAA ACATGAGGGGCATCTACAAGGACCTGCTGTGCCTCCTCCACCAGGGCGTCATAACACCTGAGAAAATCCTGCGCCGGGGCAGTGAG gaaGTGCCACAGTATGGTGATGAGATCATTGACATTGCCAACTTGAGGATGGGCCGCAGCTACTTCGAGGTCCGGCAGTGCAAG AGGAAAGAGCTGTGGGTGCGCTTCATCTTCGTGACACAAGTTGCCGCTCCCACCTTGATGAAGGAACTGAAGAGCATAGAGGAAGGCAAGCTGCCCCTTCCTGACATTGTTATTGTGAATTCCTGCCTGTGGGACATAACAAG ATGGGGCCCAGAGCAGGAGGACCAGTACAAGCAGAATGTGGCAAATTTCTTCCACCGCCTCCAGTGCATGCTGCCCCCAGCGTCCCTGGTGATGTGGCTGGCCTCCCTGCCCGTCGCCACAGAGAGAGTGAAGGGCGGCGTGTTCATCCAGCAG ATTGAGTTTATCAAGCACAGCATGCGGTTCATGCTGCTGGAAGCCAACATGTTCATCCACAACTTGTGTAGAGTGTTTGGCTTCAGCTTCCTTGACCTCCATTACTACATGCAGTACCAACTCAGCAG acGAACCAATGACGGGCTGCACTGGGAACCACCCGCTGTTAGATACATGACCAACCTCATCCTGACACACATCG CACTGTCCTTCAGTGAGGAGTTACCAGGGAACATTGACAAGCCCTTCCTGCTGCAGAACCATGCCAAGGTCAGAGAGGTGACcctggaggatgaggagagcaAG AAGATATACTTGGATTCAAAAATAACCAAACACTTGGGTAAGCTCGGGCTTCAAGTGAAAAGAGTGATGGATGAAATGCCTTCctcggaaagaaagaaagaggagtcaCAACAGAAGagag TAAAGTGTGTGGCGAGGCACCCCAGCAGGGATGGAGGCGGCAGAAGCAAGTGCAGCAGCCAGTCAGTGTCAGTAAAACCTCCACAGAGCAGAGGGTTTGTCAACCCCATGAGTGGAAGGTTGTCGAGTCACAGGGACATGAGAAGTTCCCAGTACTCTGTGGGCATGCAGGTGGATGGACCATCAAGCCAGTACTTCACAGGTGATGGTCTTTCGAGCTCTGTGCAGGGACTACAGCTACTGTTCGACAATATTAATGTAGCATGGCAACTTCAGAGCTGTGGCCAGCAACCCATCGCCTCGCAGAG GCAGCCAATTACTGTTTATAAAATTACTGTTTATGATGATCTGATCCTGGATAAACTAGCACATCTTTGA